A single region of the Duganella sp. BuS-21 genome encodes:
- a CDS encoding TolC family protein translates to MTSLYKLAGGASLVLLLSGCASLSGDGGFSAAAGISEQRTGASASVAGRLPRNDQDARALAAVINKKLEQPLTADDAVQVALLNNRGLQASYWSLGVAEADLVQAGRLQNPVLDFKRSHGAGEVGIERTLTFNLIGLITAPMASRIEGNRFEQTKLLVANAALKVAADTRRAWVDTVAASQIASYAKQVEASAQASAELAERMRKAGNWSALDMAREQAYHAQTLADVVHAQKAAVSAREKLTRLLGLSGEQAAAYRLPDHLPDLPDLPAAPRELADIEQTAINERLDLQAAKLDTEHTASTLGLTQTTRFINVLDLGVVRNSEGGTATRGYELSLEIPLFDWGSARVARAEATYMQSVNLLAQVAVDARSEARESYADYRASYDLARHYRDSVVPLRKQISDQTLLRYNGMLMSVFELLSDAREQATAVSGYIAALKDYWIAQANLEAALGGRLPTNKGVQP, encoded by the coding sequence ATGACTAGCCTGTATAAACTCGCCGGTGGCGCCAGTCTGGTGCTGCTGCTGAGCGGTTGTGCGTCGCTATCCGGCGATGGCGGCTTCAGCGCCGCCGCCGGCATCAGCGAACAACGCACCGGCGCCAGCGCCAGTGTTGCTGGACGCCTGCCGCGCAATGACCAAGACGCGCGCGCGCTGGCCGCCGTCATCAATAAAAAACTGGAACAGCCACTGACTGCCGACGATGCAGTCCAGGTGGCGCTTTTGAATAATCGCGGGCTGCAGGCCAGCTACTGGTCGCTCGGCGTGGCAGAAGCGGACCTGGTGCAAGCCGGCCGCCTGCAAAATCCCGTGCTCGACTTCAAGCGCTCCCACGGCGCCGGTGAAGTCGGCATTGAGCGTACGCTGACCTTCAACCTGATCGGCCTGATTACGGCGCCGATGGCCAGCCGCATTGAAGGCAATCGCTTTGAACAGACCAAGCTGCTGGTGGCGAATGCTGCGTTGAAAGTGGCCGCCGACACGCGCCGCGCGTGGGTAGATACGGTAGCGGCGAGCCAGATCGCCAGCTACGCCAAACAGGTGGAAGCCTCGGCGCAGGCCAGCGCGGAACTGGCGGAACGCATGCGCAAGGCCGGCAACTGGAGTGCGCTCGACATGGCGCGCGAGCAGGCCTATCACGCGCAGACCTTGGCCGATGTCGTACACGCGCAGAAGGCGGCCGTCTCCGCGCGCGAAAAGCTGACACGCCTGCTGGGACTGAGCGGCGAGCAGGCCGCCGCGTACCGGCTGCCGGACCATCTGCCCGATCTGCCCGATCTGCCGGCCGCGCCGCGCGAGTTGGCCGACATCGAGCAGACCGCCATCAACGAACGGCTGGACTTGCAGGCCGCCAAACTGGACACGGAGCACACTGCATCCACGCTGGGCTTGACCCAGACCACGCGCTTCATCAACGTGCTCGATCTTGGCGTAGTGCGCAACAGCGAGGGCGGCACGGCCACGCGCGGCTACGAGCTGTCGCTGGAGATTCCGTTGTTCGACTGGGGCTCGGCGCGCGTGGCGCGCGCGGAGGCCACGTATATGCAATCGGTGAACCTGCTGGCGCAGGTTGCGGTCGATGCGCGCAGCGAAGCGCGCGAAAGTTATGCGGACTACCGCGCCTCTTATGACCTGGCGCGGCATTACCGCGACAGCGTGGTCCCGCTGCGCAAGCAGATCTCCGATCAGACCCTGTTGCGCTACAACGGCATGCTGATGAGCGTCTTCGAACTGCTGTCCGATGCGCGCGAGCAGGCCACGGCCGTCAGCGGCTACATCGCCGCGCTGAAAGACTACTGGATCGCACAAGCCAACCTGGAGGCCGCGCTGGGCGGCCGTTTGCCTACGAATAAAGGAGTACAACCATGA
- a CDS encoding glycine zipper domain-containing protein, with the protein MLSKKLLGVAFLTTAALSSSAFAGDRDFNTVAGAVVGAAIGNSAGGRDGAIVGGLVGAAVGNSIRTDDRHYRGGGRGYVETRVYSQPAPVYYERPAPVYYERPAPVYYERPAQVYYSPPPRVVYVEPRSYYRDSRWERDRHHDRHDRHDRWGR; encoded by the coding sequence ATGTTGAGCAAAAAATTATTGGGTGTGGCGTTTCTGACTACTGCGGCACTGTCGTCGTCGGCATTCGCAGGCGACCGTGATTTCAACACGGTGGCTGGCGCTGTGGTTGGCGCGGCAATCGGCAACAGTGCCGGTGGACGCGATGGCGCCATTGTCGGCGGCCTGGTTGGCGCGGCCGTCGGCAACAGCATCCGCACGGACGACCGTCACTATCGCGGCGGGGGCCGTGGCTACGTCGAAACACGCGTCTATTCGCAGCCGGCGCCGGTGTATTACGAACGTCCAGCGCCTGTGTATTACGAGCGCCCGGCGCCTGTCTATTACGAGCGTCCGGCCCAGGTGTACTACTCGCCGCCACCGCGCGTCGTGTATGTGGAGCCGCGCTCCTACTACCGCGACAGCCGTTGGGAACGTGATCGCCACCACGACCGTCACGACCGCCACGATCGCTGGGGTCGTTAA
- a CDS encoding helix-turn-helix domain-containing protein, whose product MTSRRSSDAGLFGRRLRQARLRAELPQDRLGVLAGLEESSSSARISRYESGIHEPPVRFAEALAKVLGVSAAFFYCADDQLAEVILLYADLSEAKRRLMLESAQKLAA is encoded by the coding sequence ATGACTAGCCGTAGAAGTTCCGATGCTGGATTGTTTGGCCGCCGACTCCGGCAGGCTCGACTGCGCGCTGAACTTCCACAGGATCGGCTCGGTGTACTGGCCGGGTTGGAAGAGTCGTCTAGCAGCGCCCGCATCAGTCGATATGAAAGTGGTATCCACGAACCGCCAGTGCGCTTCGCTGAGGCGCTGGCCAAGGTGCTGGGCGTGTCGGCGGCTTTCTTCTATTGCGCCGATGATCAGCTTGCGGAGGTGATTCTTCTATATGCCGACCTGTCTGAAGCAAAGCGGCGGTTGATGCTAGAATCGGCGCAAAAGCTCGCCGCCTGA
- a CDS encoding GNAT family N-acetyltransferase, giving the protein MLKGQLCTVRHLVTADLNTFIALANDLPSRGDYFSTHFKSPETMRKEFMQHGFVTEDSELFVIEDALHHVVGVITHFKSRTPTTREIGYRLFESKLSGRGFMTEACQLLVDYLFNVHPYHRLELLTAPENVASVRVAQKCGFKAEGTLRQSFFINGRYQDVTVFSVLRPEWEARRH; this is encoded by the coding sequence ATGCTCAAGGGTCAACTCTGCACCGTTCGTCATCTGGTTACAGCCGATCTGAACACCTTTATCGCGCTGGCCAACGACCTGCCGTCGCGCGGCGATTACTTTTCCACGCATTTCAAATCGCCGGAAACCATGCGCAAGGAGTTCATGCAGCACGGTTTCGTTACGGAGGACAGCGAGCTATTCGTGATCGAGGACGCGCTGCACCACGTGGTAGGGGTCATCACCCACTTCAAGAGCCGCACGCCGACAACGCGTGAAATCGGCTACCGGCTGTTCGAATCCAAGCTCTCCGGACGCGGATTCATGACCGAGGCCTGCCAACTGCTGGTGGATTATCTGTTCAACGTCCATCCCTATCACCGGCTCGAACTGCTGACCGCCCCGGAGAACGTGGCCTCGGTGCGGGTGGCGCAGAAATGCGGCTTCAAGGCCGAAGGGACGTTGCGCCAGTCCTTCTTCATCAACGGGCGATATCAGGACGTGACGGTCTTCAGCGTGCTGCGGCCCGAGTGGGAGGCGCGGCGGCATTAA
- a CDS encoding copper oxidase has product MTNRRSFLSGAALIGAGMVTKAAVASLPEAPLQSSASTQGPLTPPNGRPYNPVVTLNGWTLPWRMKDGVKEFHLVAEPVVREIAPGMTANLWGYNGQSPGPTIEVVEGDRVRIFVTNKLPEHTSVHWHGQRLPNGMDGITGLTQPGIAPGKTFVYEFIAKHAGTFMYHPHADEMAQMAMGMMGFWVTHPRDPKQHAVDRDFVFLLNAYDIEPGSYTPKINTMTDFNLWTFNSRAFPGVDPLVVRKDDRVRIRVGNLTMTNHPIHLHGHTFEVTGTDGGWVKPSARWPEITADIAVGQMRAIEFVADEPGDWAFHCHKSHHTMNAMGHSVPTMIGVDHSGVAQKINDLVPGYMVMGDKGGSMGDMKMPLPENTLPMMMGEGQFGNLEMGGMFTVVKVREGLARNDYKDPGWYKHPKGTVAHEWTGELPAAPRAPGAPPSKPAEAMDVKRDGDLHRHH; this is encoded by the coding sequence ATGACCAACCGCAGATCTTTCCTGAGCGGCGCGGCCCTGATCGGCGCCGGCATGGTGACCAAGGCGGCCGTGGCTTCGCTGCCGGAAGCGCCGCTGCAATCGTCGGCATCCACGCAAGGTCCATTGACGCCGCCGAACGGCCGGCCATATAACCCGGTCGTCACGCTGAACGGTTGGACGCTACCTTGGCGCATGAAGGACGGCGTCAAGGAGTTCCATCTGGTGGCCGAGCCGGTGGTGCGCGAGATCGCGCCCGGGATGACGGCCAACCTGTGGGGTTACAACGGCCAGAGTCCCGGCCCGACCATCGAAGTGGTGGAGGGTGACCGCGTGCGCATCTTCGTCACCAACAAACTGCCGGAGCACACCAGCGTGCACTGGCACGGCCAGCGCCTGCCGAACGGCATGGATGGCATTACCGGCCTGACGCAGCCGGGCATCGCGCCGGGCAAAACCTTCGTCTACGAATTCATCGCCAAGCATGCGGGCACGTTCATGTACCACCCGCATGCGGACGAGATGGCGCAGATGGCGATGGGGATGATGGGCTTCTGGGTGACGCACCCGCGCGATCCGAAGCAGCATGCGGTGGACCGGGATTTTGTGTTCCTGCTCAACGCCTACGATATTGAGCCGGGCAGCTACACGCCCAAGATCAATACCATGACCGACTTCAACCTGTGGACCTTCAACAGCCGCGCCTTCCCCGGCGTCGATCCGCTGGTGGTGCGTAAGGACGACCGTGTGCGCATCCGCGTCGGCAACCTGACGATGACCAATCATCCGATCCATTTGCACGGCCATACTTTTGAAGTCACCGGCACGGATGGCGGGTGGGTGAAACCTTCCGCGCGCTGGCCGGAGATCACGGCCGACATCGCGGTCGGGCAGATGCGCGCGATCGAGTTCGTGGCCGACGAGCCGGGAGACTGGGCTTTCCACTGCCATAAATCGCATCACACCATGAACGCCATGGGTCACTCGGTGCCGACCATGATCGGGGTCGATCACAGCGGCGTGGCGCAGAAGATCAACGATCTGGTGCCGGGCTACATGGTGATGGGCGACAAGGGCGGCTCCATGGGCGACATGAAGATGCCGCTGCCGGAGAATACGCTGCCGATGATGATGGGCGAGGGCCAGTTCGGCAACCTTGAAATGGGCGGCATGTTCACGGTGGTGAAGGTGAGGGAGGGGCTGGCGCGCAACGACTACAAGGATCCCGGCTGGTACAAGCATCCAAAAGGCACGGTGGCGCACGAGTGGACTGGCGAACTTCCCGCCGCCCCGCGCGCGCCCGGCGCTCCGCCATCCAAACCGGCGGAAGCGATGGACGTGAAGCGGGATGGGGACTTGCACCGTCACCACTAG
- a CDS encoding M20/M25/M40 family metallo-hydrolase, with amino-acid sequence MKSVFKHSLSLTILSSALLSLGAAAAPASPNDPATLGQIRDSAMKSDWAYERLADLTDLVGPRLSGSAGAAAAVEQVAAAMRKLGAKVTLQPVKVPHWVRGAETAELVEYSGRPAGITQKVVLTALGGSGATPAAGLTAPVIIVRSFDELKAKGDQVKGSIVLFDFVFDQEMADRGHAGPAYGRGAGLRFAGPKLAADMGAAAALVRSVGGANYRLAHTGATGVVDGARIPAAAVTAEDAMLMNRLSARGPLKMRLVVTPQTLPDADSYNVIADLPGTDKADEVVIVSGHLDSWDLATGAHDDGTGVAGAMAVIDTLKKLNLKPRRTIRVIAWMNEENGTRGGKAYFEDNKTKLDKHFAAIESDSGGGRPFGFIGSVTQPMVKYFTPLKTALEPIGAGIFERHDIAGAADTGPLERAGVPVFEPLVDSSAYFNYHHTTADTLDKVSPLELKRHVAVMTALTWYLANMEENIGRVPEQN; translated from the coding sequence ATGAAATCCGTCTTCAAACACTCGCTGTCGCTCACCATCCTGTCTTCCGCACTGCTGAGCCTTGGCGCAGCCGCCGCGCCGGCGTCGCCCAACGATCCCGCCACGCTGGGCCAGATCCGCGACAGCGCCATGAAGAGCGACTGGGCCTACGAGCGCCTGGCCGACCTGACCGACCTGGTGGGCCCGCGCCTGTCCGGTTCTGCCGGCGCTGCGGCTGCGGTGGAGCAGGTGGCCGCTGCCATGCGCAAGCTGGGCGCCAAGGTCACGCTGCAGCCGGTCAAAGTCCCGCACTGGGTGCGCGGCGCCGAGACGGCGGAGCTGGTCGAGTACAGCGGCCGTCCCGCCGGCATCACCCAGAAAGTGGTGCTGACCGCCTTGGGCGGCTCGGGCGCGACGCCGGCCGCCGGCTTGACCGCGCCGGTCATCATCGTGCGCAGCTTCGACGAATTGAAGGCCAAGGGCGACCAGGTGAAGGGCAGCATCGTGCTGTTCGATTTCGTGTTTGACCAGGAGATGGCCGATCGCGGCCACGCCGGCCCGGCCTATGGCCGTGGCGCCGGTTTGCGCTTCGCCGGTCCTAAACTGGCGGCGGACATGGGCGCAGCGGCGGCGTTGGTGCGCTCGGTCGGCGGCGCCAACTACCGCTTGGCGCACACCGGCGCCACCGGCGTGGTCGATGGCGCGCGCATTCCCGCCGCCGCCGTCACGGCGGAAGACGCGATGCTGATGAACCGCCTGTCGGCGCGTGGTCCGTTGAAAATGCGCCTGGTGGTGACGCCGCAGACTTTGCCGGATGCCGACAGCTACAACGTCATCGCCGACCTGCCGGGCACCGACAAGGCCGACGAAGTGGTGATCGTTTCCGGCCACCTCGATTCGTGGGACCTGGCCACCGGCGCGCATGACGACGGCACCGGCGTGGCCGGCGCGATGGCGGTGATCGACACGCTGAAAAAGCTGAACCTCAAGCCGCGCCGCACCATCCGCGTGATCGCCTGGATGAACGAGGAGAACGGCACCCGTGGCGGCAAGGCCTACTTTGAAGACAACAAGACCAAGCTCGATAAGCACTTCGCCGCCATCGAATCGGACAGCGGCGGCGGTCGTCCATTCGGCTTTATCGGCAGCGTGACACAGCCGATGGTGAAGTACTTCACGCCGTTGAAGACCGCGCTGGAGCCGATCGGCGCCGGCATCTTCGAGCGTCACGACATCGCCGGCGCGGCCGATACCGGCCCGCTGGAACGCGCCGGCGTGCCGGTGTTCGAGCCGCTGGTCGATTCCAGCGCCTACTTCAACTACCACCACACCACGGCCGACACGCTGGACAAAGTCAGCCCGCTGGAACTGAAGCGCCATGTCGCCGTGATGACCGCGCTGACCTGGTACCTGGCCAATATGGAAGAGAATATCGGCCGCGTTCCAGAGCAGAACTGA
- a CDS encoding serine/threonine protein kinase has protein sequence MTTADAIIALELGHYRLREQIGGSAYGIIWRASGPQATRDVAIKLINQEQMARAMPAQRERWIASANNEIAFLQSLEPWDERHIVRLLDSGWHEGLPVLALELLGSDLGKHMVALKGRGETVPLPQALGWIAQINQALAKVHQYGWRYLDLKPANVLLDPHLLTVKLADFGTNRELGSLQAHSYAGTANWQAPEQFFPADGGGYATGTRSDYFSLGAMLYFLVTGGLPLRFCSDCGQAYREHHVAGADQLRNRNGGQIPSALQPNEEERFAATIPADKRDAALELLRALLQIDPANRPRHAIQISRMLNAIQGVKTARGAFDAVDPVLGMHRPSALNGWQSLQGM, from the coding sequence ATGACGACAGCAGACGCAATCATCGCTTTGGAACTGGGCCACTACCGGCTGCGCGAGCAGATCGGCGGTTCCGCCTACGGCATCATCTGGCGCGCAAGCGGACCGCAGGCCACACGCGACGTCGCCATCAAATTGATCAATCAGGAGCAGATGGCGCGCGCCATGCCCGCACAGCGCGAGCGCTGGATCGCCTCCGCCAATAACGAAATCGCCTTCCTGCAATCCCTGGAGCCGTGGGACGAACGGCACATCGTGCGCCTGCTGGACAGCGGCTGGCACGAAGGCCTGCCGGTGTTGGCGCTGGAACTGCTGGGCTCCGACCTGGGCAAACACATGGTGGCGCTGAAGGGACGCGGCGAAACCGTGCCGCTGCCGCAGGCGCTGGGCTGGATCGCTCAAATCAATCAGGCGCTGGCCAAGGTACACCAATACGGCTGGCGTTATCTCGACCTGAAGCCGGCCAATGTGCTGCTGGACCCGCATCTGCTCACCGTGAAGCTGGCTGATTTCGGCACCAACCGCGAGTTGGGTAGCCTGCAGGCGCACTCGTATGCCGGTACCGCCAATTGGCAGGCGCCGGAGCAGTTCTTCCCGGCCGATGGCGGCGGCTATGCCACCGGGACGCGCAGCGATTATTTTTCGCTTGGTGCAATGCTGTATTTTCTGGTGACTGGTGGTCTGCCGCTGCGCTTTTGCAGCGATTGCGGGCAGGCTTACCGTGAACATCACGTCGCCGGCGCGGACCAACTGCGCAACCGCAATGGCGGTCAGATTCCGAGCGCCTTGCAGCCGAATGAAGAGGAGCGCTTCGCCGCCACCATCCCGGCCGACAAACGCGATGCGGCGCTGGAGCTGCTGCGCGCGCTGCTGCAGATCGATCCCGCCAACCGTCCGCGCCATGCGATACAGATCAGTCGCATGCTAAATGCGATACAGGGCGTGAAGACGGCGCGCGGCGCATTCGATGCGGTTGATCCAGTGCTGGGCATGCATCGGCCGTCGGCGCTCAATGGTTGGCAAAGCCTGCAGGGGATGTGA
- a CDS encoding FtsW/RodA/SpoVE family cell cycle protein, protein MRAAALSSSRAQMRNAPQTTTLAAVRHGGMMLTLAVLAGLCGLQALALLRAPAAWMPSAITVRLTAGDSIILGQRELAAPQTERQHLSLRRDADGGWLLRNLSASKQVVLMRDAAEQRMGSAPLQGLQRFQVDGAVFDVRAAEARSVTFARGGNEWRYDGAVLYRDGRQQASCPESRMTGKALSAWNRIMPLPLTIARPLSFGGNLYCDNRLGLETLAPGAAQIARVNGRLQLSAANPDGEQAAVLAGQTDLRRQEASLEGVNAIMVGRTRMQISTSGDQLALHPNRHVKLYSEPELKLPEQVRWQWQQRALWSGGPAGAIGIALALGLAGIAVSSGARRAGLPGLAAGGGALLATVGMVVAGLIALIAQRTGYPPAAACSLMLGADALLLWLALPGRLTLATAAGVILLAIGLLVQLELGLGAPESSWLRYYQKSTALLAIGTGLGGLARLWMQYQTARGAHLQQRTIEWLLALFAVIALTALAAQVLWGDETGVFDLQPVELAKLALAALAAHCLALRFNWHNGPRQLADYGARWLRLIAPALLFLALLGLALVQVDDFSPLILLLLWSAGMGTAYALAARNRLLLAILLGAALMAVCAVTSLRMAGSEELIRWGFYADRFLVWLNPAEHPHTGQQLLLAARAIGDGGWFGADQWLGLRALGQPAGNVLHIPAVQDDFAASFLLNRHGLLGGLLLWAAQAAFLIGMVLTALRCHHSAAGARNYRAAWLGRFRYFALCGGGAFVLGHFLLSWGTNLAIFPIMGQPMSFLSAGGSHLLFFLCPLLTFSAISSEGV, encoded by the coding sequence ATGCGCGCCGCCGCCCTTTCCTCCTCCCGCGCGCAGATGCGCAATGCGCCGCAGACGACCACTCTCGCTGCGGTTCGCCATGGCGGCATGATGCTGACGCTTGCGGTGCTGGCGGGCCTGTGTGGCTTGCAGGCGCTGGCCCTGCTGCGTGCGCCGGCGGCCTGGATGCCGTCCGCAATCACCGTCCGCCTCACGGCCGGCGACAGCATCATATTGGGACAGCGTGAATTGGCCGCGCCGCAAACCGAACGTCAGCACCTGTCGCTGCGCCGCGACGCAGATGGCGGCTGGTTGCTGCGCAATCTCAGCGCGTCGAAACAGGTGGTATTGATGCGCGATGCGGCCGAGCAGCGCATGGGCAGCGCGCCTTTGCAGGGCTTGCAACGGTTTCAGGTCGATGGCGCCGTGTTCGACGTGCGCGCGGCCGAGGCTCGCTCTGTTACCTTCGCGCGCGGCGGTAACGAGTGGCGTTATGACGGTGCGGTGCTGTATCGCGACGGCCGGCAGCAAGCCAGCTGCCCGGAATCGCGTATGACGGGCAAGGCGCTGTCGGCATGGAATCGCATCATGCCTCTGCCGCTGACCATCGCGCGGCCGCTGTCATTTGGCGGCAATCTGTATTGTGACAATCGGCTTGGATTGGAAACGCTTGCGCCAGGCGCGGCGCAGATCGCGCGCGTGAATGGTCGGTTGCAGCTGTCGGCCGCCAATCCCGATGGCGAGCAGGCCGCCGTGCTGGCGGGCCAGACCGATTTGCGTCGACAGGAAGCCTCGCTGGAGGGCGTGAACGCGATCATGGTGGGCCGCACGCGCATGCAAATCTCCACCAGCGGCGACCAACTGGCGTTGCATCCAAACCGCCACGTCAAACTATACAGCGAGCCGGAGCTGAAACTGCCGGAGCAGGTACGCTGGCAATGGCAACAGCGCGCGCTGTGGAGCGGCGGCCCGGCAGGGGCTATCGGCATCGCCCTGGCGCTAGGCCTGGCCGGGATCGCCGTCAGCAGCGGCGCGCGGCGGGCGGGTCTACCCGGCTTGGCGGCCGGCGGCGGTGCGTTGCTGGCGACGGTGGGGATGGTGGTGGCGGGGCTGATTGCATTGATCGCTCAACGCACCGGCTATCCGCCGGCCGCCGCTTGCTCGCTGATGCTCGGCGCCGACGCGCTGCTGTTGTGGCTTGCGCTGCCCGGCCGCCTCACGCTGGCAACCGCCGCCGGCGTCATCCTGCTGGCCATCGGCCTGCTGGTGCAACTTGAACTCGGCCTCGGCGCACCGGAATCATCCTGGCTGCGCTACTATCAGAAATCCACCGCCCTGCTGGCCATCGGCACGGGGCTCGGCGGCCTCGCGCGCCTGTGGATGCAATACCAGACGGCACGCGGCGCCCACCTCCAACAACGCACCATCGAATGGCTGCTCGCGCTTTTCGCCGTTATCGCACTAACGGCGCTGGCCGCGCAAGTCCTTTGGGGCGACGAAACCGGCGTCTTCGACCTGCAGCCGGTTGAACTGGCCAAGCTCGCGCTGGCCGCTCTCGCCGCCCACTGTCTGGCCCTGCGCTTCAACTGGCACAACGGACCGCGACAACTGGCCGACTACGGCGCACGCTGGCTGCGGTTGATCGCTCCGGCCCTGCTGTTCCTCGCGCTGCTCGGCCTCGCACTGGTACAGGTGGACGACTTCTCGCCGTTGATCCTGCTGCTACTCTGGAGCGCCGGCATGGGCACCGCCTACGCGCTGGCCGCGCGCAACCGCCTTTTGCTGGCGATCCTGCTGGGCGCAGCGCTGATGGCCGTATGCGCGGTGACCAGTCTGCGCATGGCCGGCAGCGAAGAGCTGATCCGCTGGGGCTTCTACGCGGATCGCTTCCTGGTCTGGCTCAATCCGGCCGAACATCCCCACACCGGCCAGCAACTGCTGCTGGCCGCACGCGCCATCGGCGACGGCGGCTGGTTCGGCGCCGACCAATGGCTAGGCCTGCGCGCTCTGGGCCAGCCAGCCGGCAACGTGCTGCACATCCCCGCCGTGCAGGACGACTTTGCCGCGTCCTTCCTGCTCAACCGCCACGGCCTGCTCGGCGGCCTGCTGCTTTGGGCGGCGCAAGCCGCTTTCCTCATCGGGATGGTGCTGACCGCGCTACGCTGCCACCACAGCGCCGCCGGCGCGCGCAACTACCGCGCCGCATGGCTGGGCCGCTTCCGCTACTTCGCGCTGTGCGGCGGTGGCGCCTTCGTGCTGGGCCACTTCCTGCTCTCCTGGGGCACCAACCTGGCCATCTTCCCCATCATGGGACAGCCGATGAGCTTTCTCTCAGCCGGCGGCAGCCACCTACTGTTTTTCCTCTGCCCCCTGCTTACCTTCAGTGCGATATCTTCAGAAGGAGTTTGA
- a CDS encoding voltage-gated chloride channel family protein encodes MKKPFRYPEQIALLPYIGKWMLLAGLIAALSGTASAFFLFSLDYATNWRETHRWIIWLLPLAGFAVGWLYLKVGSSVEAGNNLLIDEIHDPKNVVPLRMAPLVLFGTVVSHWFGASVGREGTAVQMGGTLADQLSPIFRLRHAERRIVLMAGISAGFASVFGTPLAGAIFGLEVLAIGRLRYDAIFPCMVAAIVADQVGMAWGVQHTHYAMNAFAPITIWSVAAVLVAGVIFGLVGMAFAKSTHAASAFMRRHIAYAPLRPMLGGAVVALAVWWLGTRYIGLGIPVIVEAFQQPVAPWDFLGKFVFTVASLGSGFKGGEVTPLFYIGATLGNALAPLLHLPFALLAGLGFVAVFAGAANTPLASTIMAIELFGPQIGPYAALACVVAYLFSGHSGIYRAQRVGTFKHRVPPVARDRKPPSS; translated from the coding sequence ATGAAGAAGCCATTCCGATATCCAGAACAAATCGCCTTGCTGCCGTATATCGGCAAGTGGATGCTGCTTGCCGGACTGATTGCCGCCTTGAGCGGCACGGCGTCGGCATTTTTTTTGTTCTCGCTGGATTACGCCACCAACTGGCGCGAAACGCATCGCTGGATCATCTGGTTGCTGCCGCTGGCCGGCTTTGCGGTCGGCTGGCTTTACCTTAAAGTCGGCAGCAGCGTGGAAGCAGGGAATAATCTGCTGATCGATGAAATCCACGATCCGAAAAACGTCGTCCCGCTGCGCATGGCGCCGCTGGTGTTGTTTGGCACCGTGGTGTCGCACTGGTTCGGCGCATCGGTCGGCCGCGAAGGCACGGCGGTGCAGATGGGCGGCACACTGGCCGATCAGCTGAGTCCCATCTTCCGCCTGCGTCACGCGGAGCGCCGCATTGTCCTCATGGCCGGCATCAGCGCCGGTTTCGCTTCCGTATTCGGCACGCCGCTGGCCGGCGCCATCTTCGGCCTTGAAGTACTGGCCATCGGCCGCCTGCGTTACGACGCCATCTTCCCCTGCATGGTGGCGGCCATCGTTGCCGACCAGGTGGGCATGGCCTGGGGCGTACAGCATACGCACTATGCGATGAACGCCTTTGCGCCGATCACCATCTGGAGCGTGGCCGCCGTGCTGGTAGCGGGCGTGATATTCGGACTGGTGGGCATGGCCTTCGCCAAGAGCACGCACGCGGCGTCGGCCTTCATGAGGCGCCACATCGCGTATGCGCCGCTGCGGCCCATGCTCGGTGGCGCGGTGGTGGCGCTGGCCGTGTGGTGGCTGGGGACGCGCTACATCGGCCTCGGTATTCCGGTGATCGTTGAAGCGTTCCAGCAACCGGTGGCGCCGTGGGATTTCCTCGGTAAATTTGTGTTCACGGTGGCGTCGCTGGGCAGCGGCTTCAAAGGCGGTGAGGTGACGCCGCTGTTCTACATCGGCGCGACCCTGGGCAATGCATTGGCGCCGCTGCTGCACCTGCCGTTCGCGTTGCTGGCGGGGCTGGGCTTTGTGGCGGTGTTCGCAGGCGCCGCCAACACGCCGCTGGCATCGACCATCATGGCCATCGAATTATTCGGCCCGCAGATCGGACCCTACGCGGCGCTGGCGTGCGTGGTGGCTTATCTGTTCTCAGGCCACAGCGGCATCTACCGCGCCCAGCGCGTCGGCACCTTCAAACATCGGGTGCCGCCGGTGGCGCGCGACCGCAAGCCGCCGTCAAGCTGA